The DNA sequence GCGCCTGGCCCTGCGAGAAGGCGAGCCGCCTGCCCTTGAAGTCGTCGACCGACCGGATGTCGCTGCCGGGCTTGGTGGCGAAGAGGTAGTTGGGCTTGCGGGTGATGTTGATCGCCACGATCTTCGCGTCGAAGCCCTGGTAGTACGCCTGGATCGGCGGGATGCCCGCGTTGTTGGCGAGGTCCAGGGACTTGGCCCGGAAGGCGTTGATGACATCGGGCCCGGCGCCGATGTTCAGCCAGTTGCTGACCTTGAAGGGCGGATCGCCCAACTTGGCCAGTCTGAACTGAAGTTGCTGGGTGTTCTGGTACGAGGCGATCTTCAGGCTCGTACCGGCGGGCACGTTCTTGGCCAGCGGGGCGGTCGAGGCGCCCTTGTCGGCGGCGGCCGCGCTGCCGTCGGCGCAGCCGCTGAGTCCGGCGACGCCGGCCGCGGCGCCGAGCAGGGAGGTGAGGAAGAACCGTCGGTCGACACCCGGCACAGGAGAAGAGGACATGGGAGGACTCCGTGAGTGAGAAAAAAGGGCAAGAAGGCATGCGGAATTCCGGGCAGGAGAAGCCGGAGAAAGGGAATTCACGCAGGAAGAAATGAGCGCTTCACACGCGGCAACGTGTCAGCAACAGTGGGTGCGACAGCTCACGAACGGGCTCATGAGCAGGATGTTCCTGGTCATCGGCGGTCCCTGTCAATATTCCGAGTTTCTGAATTAAATAGCCTCAGGTGACGCGCTCGAAGGACGCGCCCAGCGGATCCCGGTACAGCACGTCCAGCGCCACCGAGCCACCGGCCGTGGCAAGCACGGAATCCGCGAAACTGGACGGCGCGACGGCCGCCGCTCGCTCGCTCCCCACCGTTGCGCGCAGCGAGCCCAGGCAGTCCTCCCGGCTCAGAATGCCGATCTCGGTGACGACGACCGTCTCCGGGTTGAGCACGTCGAGCAGCAGCCCCACCGCCCGGCCCGTCATCCGCGCCCGGTCGGTCAACAGCCGTACCGCCAGCGGGTCCCCGCCCGCCGCCGCGCGCAGGACATGCGTCGGGTTCGTCCCGTCGATGACGCCGGCAGCCCGCGCCCGTCGGCACAACGTCCGCTCGCTCAGCTCGGCCTGGAGGCAGCCGACCCGCCCGCAGTCGCAGGTCTCCGTGCCGCCGGGCACCGGCAGATGGGCGATGGCGCCTGCCTGCGAGCGGGGGCCGTGGTGCACCTCGTCGTTGGTGGCGAACGCCGCGTCGACCACATTGCCGACGAACAGATGCAGCACGCTCCGGCTGCCGCGCGCCCGCCCGAAGAGGCGCTCCGCGTTCACCAACGCCCGCGCGTGCCCGTCCACATGGACCGGCAGCCCGGTGTGGGCGCCGAGCACCTCCCGCACCGGTACCTCGCGCCAGCCCAGCATCGGATGCTCGACGACGGTCCCGGAGTCCCGGTCCACCCAGCCGCCCGCGGCGAAGCCGACACCGAGCGGCCGGCTGCCCGGCGCCGCATCCAGCAGCGCGGCGAGCCCGTCGGCGGCGCGGGCCAGGACGCCGTACGGATCCGGGGCACCCGAGTGCTTCAACTCCCGTTCTGCGACGACCCGTCCGCGCAGATCGAGCAGCGCCACGGTGGTGTACGGCACCGCGACGTGCACCCCGCCCACCACGAACCGCGAGTTGTCCATGTCGAGGGGTACGTGCGGCCGGCCGACGCCGTTGGACCGCCGGGGTGCGGTGGCCTCCCGGACGAACCCGAGCTCGGCGAGACGGGCGCAGTGGTCGGTCACCGACGCCGGTGAAAGGCCCGTCAGCCGGGCGATGGTGCTGCGCGCCACCGGCCCGTGCTCAAGGACGGACCGCAGGATGACGCTGGCGCTGGTCCGGCGCCGGTCGCGGTCGGAGACACGGGGGATCGGAGACGAATTCGAGGCCGCGGCCGACGTCGAGGCCGACGTCGAGGCCGAAAGGGTGGGTGCCGCGATACGGGGCATGGGGAACTTCCTCGGGAGCCGGTCCGACACTGCGCCGTCTGATGCGGGCGAGCCGAACCGACGGGCCGACTCACCCCGTACGGCGACAGGCGGCCGCGCCCACGCGTCGCAGGTCGACGTGGCGACGCGACGAGAAGTTCCGGGACTGGGCGACCATGCGCTCGAAGCTAGCAAAACGGCCCACCGCTGCCCAGACGGCGACCGACGGGCGAGACGGCAGACCGGCCTGTGAGCTGAACGTCCCCGCCTCAGTGACCGGCGTCACCTCGTACCCGGTGTAACCCCCACCCTTTGTCCGGAGCCCACCAACCCCGTGATCCGCCCTTTGTCGACTACTGACGGTGATGGGCATGCACACGCTGGGATAGCGTCACAGCGTCCCGTACTGCCCTCACCCCGCGGAGTCCCCATGAGCACCGCTGCCGCCGCCCCCGCCCGCACCGGACAGGTCCTCGCCGACCTGCTCCCGGCCTCCCGCGTCCGCGACATCGCGCTCGTCGTCGGCGGTGCCGCGCTCACCGGCCTCGCGGCCCAGATCGCCGTGCCCGTGCCGGGCTCCCCGGTGCCGGTGACCGGCCAGACCCTCGCGGTGCTGCTGGTCGGCACGGCCCTCGGCGCCGGCCGCGGCTTCCTCTCCCTCGCGCTGTACGCGCTGGCGGGCATCGCGGGCGTGCCGTGGTTCGCGGACGGCACCTCCGGCGCCGCGGCCCCGTCCTTCGGCTACATCCTCGGCATGATCCTCGCGTCCACCGTCGTCGGCGCCCTGGCCCGCCGCGGCGCCGACCGCACCGCCCTGCGCACCGCGGGTGCCATGCTGCTGGGCGAGGCGATCATCTACGCCGTCGGCGTCCCCTACCTGGCCCTCGCCACCGGCATGTCGGCGACCGCCGCGATCGCGGCCGGCCTCACCCCGTTCCTGATCGGCGACGCCCTCAAGGCGGCCCTCGCGATGGGCGCGCTGCCCACGGCCTGGAAGTTCGCCAACCGCTGAGGTCGTAGTTCTCGCGGAAGAGGCTCGCCGGGTCGTACCGCACCCGGCGAGCCTCTTCGTGTTCTGCGTCGGACAGGGCCATTTCCGTGCCGGACGGGGCCCGTTTCTGTGCCGGACGGACCCCGTCGCCTCTCAGCCCTCCTGGCTCAGCCCCCTGTCTCAGCCCTCCTGTCTCAGGCCTCCTGCGACCGCCGAGGCCGCCGCAGTTGAGACCACCACAGCCCGGCCGCACCGGCCGCGATCAGCGTCGCGCCGGCCGCGCCGAGCGGCAGGACGTCCCGGCCGAGGCCGGTCTTGGGCAGTTCGTCGGCGCCCGGAGCGACCGGCTTGTTGTCGGTGCCGAGCAGCAGCGGGGTGGCCGGAGCATCCGGTGACGGGTTCGTCGTGCCGAACGGCACCGGGCCCTGCTGCCAGTACGTCTTCTTGCCGTCACCGGGCTGGACGGGGAGACAGATCTTGCCCTCCTTGCCGAGGTCGTACGTCGCGTCCACGGCATACGACTTCGAGTCACCGGCGGGGAGATTGTCGACGGGGCAGGCGAAACCGCTGTTCGAGCCCTCCGGAAGACTGTTTTTCTCGATTGCCGAGCAGCCCTCGACATTCTTGACCGTCAGGCCGTCGAACCCGACCACCAAAAGCTGGATCTTTCCGCTGTCCTTGGTCCCTTCGTTCTTGACGGTGGCGGTGATCTCGGTTTCCTGCGAACTGTTGTTCACCGAGATTTTCTCGGGCAGTTCGGTGGTGAGCTTCACG is a window from the Streptomyces sp. NBC_00299 genome containing:
- a CDS encoding ROK family transcriptional regulator translates to MPRIAAPTLSASTSASTSAAASNSSPIPRVSDRDRRRTSASVILRSVLEHGPVARSTIARLTGLSPASVTDHCARLAELGFVREATAPRRSNGVGRPHVPLDMDNSRFVVGGVHVAVPYTTVALLDLRGRVVAERELKHSGAPDPYGVLARAADGLAALLDAAPGSRPLGVGFAAGGWVDRDSGTVVEHPMLGWREVPVREVLGAHTGLPVHVDGHARALVNAERLFGRARGSRSVLHLFVGNVVDAAFATNDEVHHGPRSQAGAIAHLPVPGGTETCDCGRVGCLQAELSERTLCRRARAAGVIDGTNPTHVLRAAAGGDPLAVRLLTDRARMTGRAVGLLLDVLNPETVVVTEIGILSREDCLGSLRATVGSERAAAVAPSSFADSVLATAGGSVALDVLYRDPLGASFERVT
- a CDS encoding biotin transporter BioY, whose amino-acid sequence is MSTAAAAPARTGQVLADLLPASRVRDIALVVGGAALTGLAAQIAVPVPGSPVPVTGQTLAVLLVGTALGAGRGFLSLALYALAGIAGVPWFADGTSGAAAPSFGYILGMILASTVVGALARRGADRTALRTAGAMLLGEAIIYAVGVPYLALATGMSATAAIAAGLTPFLIGDALKAALAMGALPTAWKFANR